In one window of Erwinia tasmaniensis Et1/99 DNA:
- the mdtD gene encoding multidrug transporter subunit MdtD, whose amino-acid sequence MIKSARSMAGLPWIAAMAFFMQSLDATILNTALPAIAQSLERSPLAMQSAIISYTLTVAMLIPVSGWLADRFGTRKVFIIAVFLFSLGSLACALSGSLGILVASRVVQGIGGAMMMPVARLALLRAYPRSELLPVLNFVTMPGLVGPVLGPLLGGVLVTWATWHWIFLINIPIGILGIFYARKYMPDFTTPKRRFDMLGFLLFGLGLVGISSGIELFGERVVSSLIALAVLLTGIVLLLLYIAHARRHPSPLIPLPIFKTRTFSVGIVGNIFSRLGTGSVPFLMPLMLQVGFGYTALLAGCMMAPTALGSILAKSTVTGVLRGFGYRKTLVGISVLIGILVASFSLQSAHWNILALLIPLFILGMAMSTQFTAMNTITLADLNDGNASSGNSMLAVTQQLAIGFGVAVSAAVLRFYEGFGGDTLQHFHATFLTMGIITVLSALVFLLLKPGDGRNLISNRDKKKS is encoded by the coding sequence ATGATTAAATCCGCGCGCAGTATGGCCGGACTTCCGTGGATAGCCGCAATGGCCTTCTTTATGCAGTCGCTGGATGCCACTATTCTTAATACCGCCCTGCCCGCCATTGCTCAGAGTCTTGAGCGCTCTCCGCTGGCAATGCAGTCCGCGATTATCAGCTACACCTTAACGGTCGCGATGCTCATCCCGGTTAGTGGATGGCTGGCTGACCGCTTTGGCACACGTAAGGTGTTTATCATTGCGGTGTTTCTATTCTCTCTGGGTTCACTGGCCTGTGCGCTGTCCGGTTCACTGGGGATATTGGTGGCTTCGCGTGTTGTACAGGGAATTGGCGGGGCAATGATGATGCCGGTGGCACGTCTTGCACTGCTGCGGGCCTATCCGCGCAGCGAACTGCTCCCGGTGCTTAATTTTGTCACCATGCCGGGTCTTGTAGGGCCGGTGCTGGGCCCCCTGCTGGGCGGCGTACTGGTGACATGGGCCACGTGGCACTGGATTTTCCTGATTAATATTCCTATAGGCATCCTCGGCATTTTCTATGCACGTAAATATATGCCGGACTTCACCACGCCGAAACGCCGCTTTGATATGCTGGGTTTTCTGTTGTTTGGTCTGGGTCTGGTGGGCATATCCAGCGGCATTGAGCTGTTTGGCGAGCGCGTGGTATCAAGCCTGATTGCGTTGGCGGTACTGCTGACAGGGATCGTGCTGCTGCTTCTTTATATAGCCCATGCCCGGCGTCATCCCTCTCCGCTGATCCCGCTGCCCATATTTAAGACGCGTACGTTTTCCGTAGGCATCGTCGGCAACATCTTTTCACGCCTGGGTACCGGCAGCGTTCCGTTCCTGATGCCGTTGATGTTACAGGTTGGTTTTGGTTATACCGCCCTGCTGGCTGGCTGCATGATGGCCCCCACCGCGCTGGGCTCTATTTTGGCCAAGTCGACGGTAACGGGTGTACTGCGCGGATTTGGGTATCGAAAAACGCTGGTAGGCATTAGCGTATTGATTGGCATCCTGGTCGCTTCATTCTCTTTACAGTCTGCGCACTGGAATATACTGGCGTTGCTGATCCCGCTGTTTATTCTGGGCATGGCGATGTCAACCCAGTTTACCGCGATGAATACCATTACCCTAGCCGATCTGAATGACGGTAACGCCAGCAGCGGCAATAGCATGCTGGCCGTCACCCAGCAGTTGGCGATTGGTTTTGGTGTGGCGGTCAGCGCGGCGGTGCTGCGTTTTTATGAAGGCTTTGGCGGCGACACATTGCAGCACTTCCATGCCACCTTCCTGACCATGGGGATCATCACCGTGCTATCAGCGCTGGTATTCCTGCTGCTTAAGCCGGGAGATGGGCGCAATCTCATCAGCAATCGTGATAAGAAAAAATCCTAA
- the mobA gene encoding molybdenum cofactor guanylyltransferase MobA, which translates to MTRLPITGVILAGGRGSRMGGKDKGLINWHNQPLYQHVLQRLQPQVTTVWINANRNIEVYQRSGIPVIDDTLADFPGPLAGMLAALQQTETEWVVFTSCDTPCLPENLAQRLWQYRGKAPAVWARTGARDHPTHALLHRSLADSLQQYLARGERKLMLFLQQEGGHSVFFAQGEPAFRNFNRSEDLL; encoded by the coding sequence ATGACCAGACTACCCATAACCGGGGTGATCCTTGCAGGTGGCCGTGGCAGCCGTATGGGAGGAAAGGATAAAGGGCTAATTAACTGGCATAACCAGCCTCTCTATCAACATGTACTACAGCGTCTGCAGCCCCAGGTCACTACTGTATGGATTAATGCCAATCGGAATATTGAGGTATATCAACGGAGCGGTATTCCGGTGATCGACGATACGCTGGCCGATTTTCCCGGCCCATTAGCCGGAATGCTGGCGGCGTTGCAGCAAACAGAAACCGAGTGGGTGGTTTTCACCTCCTGTGATACGCCCTGTCTGCCTGAAAATTTGGCTCAGCGTCTGTGGCAATACAGAGGCAAGGCTCCGGCTGTTTGGGCGCGAACCGGAGCGCGCGATCACCCTACACATGCACTCTTGCACCGAAGCCTGGCTGATTCACTTCAGCAATATCTGGCACGAGGGGAGCGGAAATTAATGTTATTTCTTCAACAGGAGGGGGGACACAGCGTTTTTTTTGCTCAGGGAGAACCCGCATTTCGCAATTTCAATCGATCGGAGGATCTTCTGTAA
- a CDS encoding YihD family protein, translating to MKCHRLNELISLLQPAWQQHPDLHLVQFLQKLADEAGFKQPIDGLTDDVLIYQLKMRGSNKDAQIPGLKKDYEDDFKAALLRARGVIKD from the coding sequence ATGAAATGCCACCGCCTTAATGAGTTAATCAGTTTACTGCAACCGGCCTGGCAGCAGCATCCCGATCTGCATTTAGTTCAATTTTTACAGAAATTAGCCGACGAAGCGGGTTTTAAGCAGCCGATTGATGGATTAACGGATGACGTGCTGATCTACCAACTTAAAATGCGCGGTAGCAACAAAGATGCGCAGATCCCCGGCCTGAAAAAAGACTATGAAGACGATTTTAAGGCGGCACTGCTGCGTGCGCGTGGTGTGATTAAGGATTAA
- a CDS encoding serine/threonine protein kinase, producing the protein MTEPAFNFDTLTPDTILDALWSTGLRVESGLTALNSYENRVYQFFDEEKHRYVAKFYRPQRWSQAQIEEEHQFSAELLTDEIPIAAPLMLQGATLHQHRGFWFAIFPSLGGRQYETDNYDHLEWVGRFLGRIHQVGQRKEFATRPTIGLQEYIDEPLQILSQSLLVPAKLKDELLAAVGRLRTTLLNCWHNQWQPLRLHGDCHPGNILWRDGPLFVDLDDARNGPAIQDMWMLVNGDRQEQRLQWEILLEAYGEFCEFDTHQLSLIEPLRAMRMVYYLAWVVRRWQDPAFPVSFPWMTDEDFWRRQISIFNEQDKLLQEPPLQLLPVFQV; encoded by the coding sequence ATGACAGAACCTGCTTTTAACTTTGATACTCTCACGCCAGATACCATCCTTGATGCTCTCTGGAGCACCGGATTGCGCGTAGAGTCCGGATTGACAGCGCTGAACAGCTACGAAAACCGTGTCTATCAGTTCTTCGATGAAGAGAAGCACCGTTATGTCGCGAAATTTTATCGTCCGCAGCGTTGGTCACAGGCGCAGATTGAGGAAGAACATCAGTTCTCTGCGGAACTGCTGACCGATGAAATCCCGATTGCGGCCCCCTTGATGCTACAAGGGGCAACGCTACATCAACACCGGGGGTTCTGGTTTGCGATATTTCCCAGCCTCGGTGGACGCCAGTATGAAACGGATAACTACGACCATCTTGAATGGGTAGGGCGCTTTTTAGGGCGTATTCATCAGGTTGGGCAGCGTAAAGAGTTCGCGACAAGACCAACCATTGGCCTGCAGGAGTACATTGACGAGCCTTTGCAGATCCTCAGCCAGAGTCTTCTGGTGCCCGCTAAGTTAAAGGATGAATTACTTGCCGCCGTTGGGCGTCTGCGCACAACTTTACTTAACTGCTGGCATAATCAGTGGCAGCCGTTACGACTACACGGTGACTGCCATCCGGGTAATATTTTGTGGCGCGATGGCCCACTTTTCGTGGATCTTGATGATGCACGTAACGGCCCGGCAATACAGGATATGTGGATGTTGGTTAATGGAGACCGTCAGGAGCAGCGTCTGCAGTGGGAAATACTGCTGGAGGCTTATGGGGAGTTCTGTGAATTCGATACACATCAATTGTCACTGATTGAACCTTTACGTGCCATGCGGATGGTTTATTATCTGGCGTGGGTAGTACGCCGTTGGCAGGATCCTGCCTTTCCAGTCAGCTTCCCATGGATGACGGATGAGGATTTCTGGCGTCGACAAATTTCTATTTTTAACGAACAGGATAAGCTGTTGCAAGAGCCTCCGCTTCAGCTTTTGCCTGTATTCCAGGTGTGA
- the dsbA gene encoding thiol:disulfide interchange protein DsbA has translation MKKIWLALVGMVLAFSASAAQFTNGQQYVTLDKSVTGEPQVLEFFSFYCPHCYEFERVWHVSDTVKKNLPANVKVTKYHVDFLGGDMGKTVTQAWAVAIALGVEDKVTAPIFEGIQKTQSIMDPATLKEAFVKAAGIKPADYDAAWNSFVVKSLVAQQEKAAADMDLRGVPAMFVNGKYMVNSGGLDTSSMDNYVQQYANLVNFLITQK, from the coding sequence ATGAAAAAAATTTGGTTAGCGCTTGTCGGTATGGTTCTGGCATTTAGCGCCTCAGCGGCACAATTTACCAATGGTCAGCAGTACGTCACCCTGGATAAATCCGTTACTGGCGAACCGCAGGTTCTCGAATTCTTCTCATTCTACTGCCCGCACTGCTACGAGTTTGAACGCGTTTGGCATGTCAGCGATACCGTAAAAAAGAATCTTCCGGCCAATGTTAAGGTCACCAAGTACCATGTTGATTTTCTCGGCGGCGACATGGGTAAAACAGTGACTCAGGCGTGGGCTGTTGCTATAGCGCTGGGCGTAGAAGATAAAGTGACGGCACCTATTTTCGAAGGTATCCAGAAAACGCAGTCCATCATGGATCCGGCAACGCTGAAAGAGGCATTTGTAAAAGCGGCGGGAATTAAACCGGCCGACTACGATGCTGCCTGGAATAGTTTCGTGGTGAAATCTCTGGTTGCCCAGCAGGAAAAAGCCGCGGCAGACATGGATCTGCGAGGCGTTCCGGCAATGTTTGTTAATGGTAAATACATGGTTAATAGCGGTGGACTGGATACCAGCTCAATGGATAACTACGTTCAGCAATATGCCAACCTGGTGAACTTCTTGATTACCCAGAAGTAA
- the polA gene encoding DNA polymerase I, translating into MAQIAENPLILVDGSSYLYRAYHAFPPLTNSAGEPTGAMYGVLNMLRSLLLQYKPSHVAVVFDAKGKTFRDELFEEYKSHRPPMPDELRAQIEPLHKMVKAMGLPLLAISGVEADDVIGTLALEAEKAGQAVLISTGDKDMAQLVTPDITLINTMNNAILGPDEVVEKYGIPPSLMIDFLALMGDSSDNIPGVAGVGEKTAQALLQGLGGVKDIYANLDKVATLTFRGAKTMAAKLEKNKEMALLSYQLATIKTDVELELTSDQLTVKEPAVEELLALFKHYEFKRWITDLEEGKWLQGNKGNPSMKKVAAVQDEPAAVEAASVLSSDGYVTILDEETFASWLNKLQNSELFAFDLETDSLDTLSANIIGLSFATAPGVAAYLPVAHDYLDAPAQLDRNDVLARLKPLLENPQALKVGQNLKFDRGVLKSYDIELQGIRFDTMLESYALNSVIGRHDMDTLALRWLNHKTVTFEEIAGKGKKQLTFNQIALEQAGHYAAEDADVTLQLHLKMWPALEKEQGPKNVFEQLEMPLVPVMSRIERNGVLIDQGILATHSQELGSRLAELEQKAHELAGEPFNLSSPKQLQTILFEKQGIKPTKKTPGGAPSTSEEVLAELALDYPLPKVILEHRGLSKLKSTYTDKLPLMINPHSGRVHTSYHQTVTATGRLSSSDPNLQNIPVRNDEGRRIRQAFIAPPGYRIVAADYSQIELRIMAHLSQDKGLLSAFASEQDIHRATAAEVFGVSLDKVSGEQRRSAKAINFGLIYGMSSFGLSRQLNIGAGEAKKYMDLYFERYPGVLQYMESTRELAAEKGYVSTLDGRRLYLPDINASNAIRRKAAERAAINAPMQGTAADIIKRAMIAVDGWLEQQTSPDVKMIMQVHDELVFEVRADAVEAASAQIRALMEGSMALDVPLRVDIGVGDNWDQAH; encoded by the coding sequence ATGGCTCAAATTGCAGAAAACCCGCTGATTCTGGTAGACGGCTCCTCCTACCTGTACCGTGCTTATCATGCGTTCCCCCCGCTGACGAATAGCGCGGGTGAGCCCACCGGTGCAATGTACGGCGTATTAAATATGCTGCGCAGTCTGCTACTGCAATATAAGCCGAGTCATGTCGCCGTGGTTTTTGATGCTAAGGGTAAAACGTTCCGCGACGAACTGTTCGAGGAGTATAAATCCCACCGTCCGCCAATGCCTGACGAGCTGCGCGCGCAGATTGAGCCATTGCATAAGATGGTTAAAGCGATGGGGCTGCCGTTGTTGGCCATCTCTGGGGTTGAAGCTGACGATGTGATCGGCACGCTGGCGCTGGAGGCCGAGAAAGCAGGGCAGGCGGTACTGATCAGCACCGGTGATAAAGATATGGCTCAGCTGGTCACCCCTGATATCACGCTGATTAACACCATGAACAATGCGATCCTCGGCCCGGATGAGGTCGTTGAGAAATACGGCATCCCGCCGTCCTTGATGATTGATTTCCTCGCGCTAATGGGCGACTCCTCCGACAATATCCCGGGCGTTGCAGGCGTGGGTGAGAAAACGGCGCAGGCGCTGCTACAGGGACTGGGCGGCGTAAAGGACATCTACGCTAATCTGGATAAAGTTGCGACGTTGACGTTCCGGGGTGCCAAAACGATGGCCGCGAAGCTGGAGAAAAATAAAGAGATGGCGCTGCTCTCTTACCAGCTGGCGACGATTAAAACTGACGTTGAGCTGGAGCTGACAAGCGACCAGCTGACGGTGAAGGAACCGGCGGTAGAAGAGTTGCTGGCGTTATTTAAGCATTACGAATTCAAGCGCTGGATCACCGATCTTGAGGAAGGGAAATGGTTGCAGGGGAATAAAGGCAACCCGTCTATGAAAAAAGTCGCGGCGGTACAGGATGAACCGGCAGCGGTGGAAGCGGCCAGCGTGCTGTCCTCCGACGGCTACGTCACTATTCTGGATGAAGAAACCTTTGCCAGCTGGCTGAATAAATTGCAGAACAGTGAGCTGTTTGCTTTCGATCTGGAAACGGATTCACTGGATACGCTCAGCGCCAATATTATCGGGCTGTCTTTTGCCACCGCGCCGGGCGTGGCTGCCTATCTGCCGGTCGCGCATGACTATCTCGATGCCCCTGCCCAGTTAGACCGCAACGACGTTCTGGCGCGCCTCAAGCCGCTACTGGAAAATCCGCAGGCGCTCAAGGTTGGGCAGAACCTTAAATTTGATCGCGGCGTGCTCAAGAGTTATGACATCGAGCTGCAGGGTATTCGCTTTGATACCATGCTGGAATCCTACGCTCTGAACAGCGTGATCGGCCGCCACGATATGGATACGCTGGCGTTGCGCTGGTTAAATCATAAGACCGTCACTTTCGAAGAGATCGCCGGGAAAGGCAAAAAACAGCTGACCTTCAACCAGATTGCCCTGGAGCAGGCAGGCCATTATGCTGCGGAAGATGCGGACGTGACGCTGCAGCTGCATTTGAAAATGTGGCCAGCGCTGGAAAAAGAGCAGGGTCCGAAAAACGTCTTCGAGCAGCTGGAGATGCCGCTGGTGCCGGTCATGTCGCGGATAGAGCGCAACGGGGTACTGATCGACCAGGGCATTCTGGCTACGCACTCACAGGAGCTGGGCAGCCGCCTGGCGGAACTGGAGCAGAAAGCGCATGAGTTAGCCGGTGAGCCGTTTAACCTGTCGTCACCAAAGCAGCTGCAAACCATTCTTTTTGAAAAGCAGGGTATCAAGCCCACCAAAAAAACGCCGGGCGGCGCGCCTTCTACCAGTGAAGAAGTGCTGGCTGAACTGGCGCTGGACTACCCGTTACCTAAGGTGATCCTGGAACATCGTGGCCTCTCAAAACTAAAATCGACTTATACCGACAAGCTGCCGCTGATGATTAATCCGCATAGCGGACGGGTACATACCTCTTATCACCAGACGGTAACCGCAACCGGGCGTCTCTCTTCCAGCGATCCGAACCTGCAAAATATCCCGGTGCGCAACGATGAAGGTCGTCGCATCCGTCAGGCCTTTATTGCACCACCGGGTTACCGTATCGTGGCGGCTGACTACTCGCAGATAGAGCTGCGCATTATGGCGCATCTGTCACAGGACAAAGGGCTGCTGTCGGCCTTTGCCAGCGAACAGGATATTCACCGCGCAACGGCGGCAGAAGTCTTTGGCGTCTCGCTGGATAAGGTCAGTGGTGAGCAGCGCCGCAGCGCTAAGGCAATCAACTTTGGTCTGATTTACGGTATGAGTTCCTTCGGTTTGTCGCGCCAGCTAAATATTGGTGCAGGAGAAGCGAAGAAATATATGGACCTCTACTTCGAGCGCTATCCGGGGGTTCTGCAGTATATGGAAAGCACTCGCGAACTGGCGGCAGAGAAAGGCTATGTCTCAACGCTGGATGGTCGTCGCCTGTATCTGCCGGATATTAACGCCAGTAATGCCATTCGCCGCAAGGCGGCAGAGCGAGCGGCAATTAATGCCCCGATGCAGGGTACGGCTGCCGATATTATCAAGCGTGCGATGATTGCCGTCGACGGTTGGCTGGAACAGCAAACTTCCCCTGACGTTAAAATGATTATGCAGGTACACGATGAATTGGTGTTTGAAGTCCGGGCAGACGCGGTAGAAGCGGCTTCCGCGCAGATCCGCGCGCTGATGGAAGGCAGCATGGCGTTGGACGTGCCGTTACGCGTAGATATTGGCGTGGGCGATAACTGGGACCAGGCCCACTAG
- the yihA gene encoding ribosome biogenesis GTP-binding protein YihA/YsxC codes for MSGWNYHLTHFVTSAPDIRHLPADTGIEVAFAGRSNAGKSSALNTLTNQKSLARTSKTPGRTQLINLFQVAEGYRLVDLPGYGYAEVPEETKLKWQRSLAEYLHDRHCLKGLVVLMDIRHPLKELDRQMILWAVQSGREVLVLLTKADKLASGARKAQLNAVREEAKTFLGTVEVELFSSLKKIGVDKLSQKLDSWYRDLPPSTDENPT; via the coding sequence TTGTCTGGCTGGAATTATCACCTCACTCATTTTGTCACCAGCGCCCCCGATATTCGCCACCTGCCTGCCGATACCGGTATTGAGGTGGCTTTTGCCGGGCGTTCGAACGCGGGTAAATCCAGCGCGCTCAATACGCTGACTAACCAAAAAAGCCTTGCACGCACCAGTAAAACGCCTGGACGCACGCAGCTGATTAACCTGTTTCAGGTTGCTGAAGGCTATCGTCTGGTCGACCTGCCGGGCTATGGCTATGCTGAAGTTCCTGAGGAGACGAAGCTGAAGTGGCAGCGTTCTCTGGCAGAATATCTCCACGACCGTCACTGCCTTAAAGGGCTGGTGGTGCTGATGGACATTCGCCACCCGTTGAAAGAGCTCGACAGGCAAATGATCCTATGGGCGGTACAGAGCGGAAGAGAAGTGCTGGTGCTGTTGACCAAAGCCGATAAGCTGGCCTCCGGCGCGCGCAAGGCGCAGCTGAATGCAGTAAGGGAAGAGGCGAAAACTTTCCTGGGGACGGTAGAGGTTGAGCTGTTTTCTTCGTTGAAGAAAATCGGTGTCGACAAACTGAGCCAGAAGCTGGACAGCTGGTATCGCGATCTTCCCCCATCAACCGACGAAAATCCGACCTGA
- the yihI gene encoding Der GTPase-activating protein YihI produces MKQPARTSQVKKPAARVKRKTREEINQEARDRKREKKHSGHASGSRANPATVSQKGDKSQSVKDPRIGSKKAIALGTDAPVRQPANPVKAAKPAVEKKPRLTPEEELAKLENDERLDALLDRLENGEALSAEDQAWLDQSLDRIDVLMEQLGIALDDDAEDEKAEEDMYRLLKGSHRTPE; encoded by the coding sequence ATGAAGCAACCTGCACGCACGTCCCAAGTTAAGAAACCGGCAGCACGCGTGAAGCGCAAAACGCGTGAAGAGATTAATCAGGAAGCACGCGATCGCAAACGCGAAAAAAAGCACAGCGGCCATGCCTCAGGCAGTCGGGCTAACCCGGCCACGGTGAGCCAGAAGGGCGATAAGAGTCAGTCCGTCAAAGATCCGCGCATCGGCAGTAAGAAAGCGATTGCGCTGGGTACGGACGCGCCCGTCCGTCAACCCGCTAATCCGGTTAAGGCCGCTAAGCCAGCCGTTGAGAAAAAACCGCGTCTGACGCCGGAAGAAGAGCTGGCAAAGCTGGAAAATGATGAACGTCTGGATGCCTTACTCGACCGCCTGGAAAATGGCGAGGCTCTCTCTGCTGAAGATCAGGCCTGGCTGGATCAGTCGCTGGATCGCATCGATGTGCTGATGGAGCAGCTGGGCATTGCGTTGGACGATGATGCCGAAGACGAAAAAGCGGAAGAAGATATGTATCGGCTGCTGAAAGGCAGTCACCGAACGCCAGAATAA
- the hemN gene encoding oxygen-independent coproporphyrinogen III oxidase, protein MQIQATEWDLPLIQKYNISGPRYTSYPSALEFHQDYDEQAFLRAAKRYPERPLSLYLHIPFCHRLCYFCGCNKQVTRHQHKADDYLAALMQEVAARARLFQRRTVNQIHWGGGTPTFLNKGQISRLMASLRQHFRISDTAEISIEVDPREIELDVLDHLRAEGFNRLSMGVQDFNKQVQEKVNRVQDEEGIFALIARARQLGFVSTNIDLIYGLPTQTPESFAFTLQKVAELAPDRLSVFNYAHMPALFPAQRKIREAELPDVQQKLTILQQTIAALTAQGYQFIGMDHFARHDDELAVAQRAGELHRNFQGYTTQGHCDLLGMGVSAISMLGDSYAQNHKELKDYYAQIRGGDTALWRGLQLTEDDRLRGDVIKRLICQFSLSFESIEARWGIHFRDYFAQDLALLQPLIADGLVECHDNALVVTAKGRLLIRNVCMCFDSYLRQKASGARFSRVI, encoded by the coding sequence ATGCAGATTCAGGCGACAGAGTGGGATCTCCCACTTATCCAGAAATACAATATCTCCGGCCCACGTTACACTTCGTATCCGTCCGCGCTGGAATTCCATCAGGATTATGACGAGCAGGCTTTTTTACGGGCCGCTAAACGTTATCCCGAACGCCCGCTATCACTCTATCTGCATATCCCCTTCTGCCATCGTTTGTGCTATTTCTGCGGTTGTAATAAGCAGGTAACGCGTCACCAGCACAAGGCCGATGACTACCTTGCCGCACTGATGCAGGAGGTTGCGGCCCGCGCCCGGTTATTTCAACGGCGTACCGTAAACCAAATACACTGGGGCGGCGGCACGCCCACTTTTCTCAATAAGGGGCAAATCAGTCGGCTGATGGCCAGTCTGCGTCAGCATTTTCGCATAAGTGATACCGCCGAGATCTCGATAGAGGTTGATCCGCGAGAAATAGAGCTGGATGTGCTGGACCACCTGCGTGCTGAGGGATTTAACCGCCTGAGTATGGGCGTGCAGGATTTTAATAAGCAGGTGCAGGAAAAGGTGAACCGTGTGCAGGACGAAGAGGGGATCTTCGCTCTGATCGCTCGCGCACGTCAGCTGGGATTTGTTTCTACGAATATCGATCTGATTTATGGCTTGCCGACACAAACGCCGGAAAGTTTTGCGTTTACTTTGCAGAAAGTGGCGGAGCTGGCTCCTGACCGGCTTAGCGTCTTTAATTATGCCCATATGCCCGCGCTGTTCCCCGCCCAGCGCAAAATTCGTGAAGCAGAACTACCTGACGTGCAGCAGAAACTGACTATTTTACAGCAGACTATTGCTGCCCTGACGGCCCAGGGTTATCAGTTTATCGGTATGGATCACTTTGCCCGCCACGATGACGAACTGGCGGTCGCGCAGCGTGCGGGTGAACTGCATCGCAACTTTCAGGGATATACCACCCAGGGGCATTGCGATCTGCTGGGGATGGGCGTATCAGCGATAAGTATGCTGGGCGACAGCTATGCGCAGAATCACAAAGAACTTAAGGATTATTATGCACAAATACGCGGTGGCGATACGGCGCTGTGGCGCGGTTTACAGCTAACCGAAGATGACCGCCTGCGTGGTGACGTGATTAAGCGCCTGATATGCCAATTTTCTTTGTCATTCGAAAGCATTGAAGCGCGTTGGGGGATCCACTTCCGGGACTACTTTGCGCAGGATTTGGCCCTGCTTCAGCCGCTTATAGCCGACGGGCTGGTGGAATGCCACGATAATGCGCTTGTCGTCACCGCTAAGGGACGATTGCTTATCCGTAATGTCTGCATGTGTTTCGATAGCTACCTGCGTCAGAAAGCCTCAGGCGCACGATTTTCAAGGGTCATTTAA
- the glnG gene encoding nitrogen regulation protein NR(I): MQRGIVWIVDDDSSIRWVLERALTGAGLQCVTFESANEVLEALTTKTPDVLLSDIRMPGMDGLALLKQIKQRHPMLPVIIMTAHSDLDAAVSAYQQGAFDYLPKPFDIDEAVALVERAISHYQEQQQPRNQPVSGPTTDIIGEAPAMQDVFRIIGRLSRSSISVLINGESGTGKELVAHALHRHSPRAKAPFIALNMAAIPKDLIESELFGHEKGAFTGANQIRQGRFEQADGGTLFLDEIGDMPLDVQTRLLRVLADGQFYRVGGYAPVKVDVRIIAATHQNLELRVQEGKFREDLFHRLNVIRVHLPPLRERREDIPRLARYFLQVAARELGVEAKILHPETENALTRLHWSGNVRQLENTCRWLTVMAAGQEVLIQDLPPELFETATPESPGQSLPDSWATLLAQWADRALRSGHQNLLSEAQPEMERTLLTTALRHTQGHKQEAARLLGWGRNTLTRKLKELGME; this comes from the coding sequence ATGCAACGAGGGATAGTTTGGATCGTCGATGACGATAGCTCCATCCGCTGGGTGCTTGAACGAGCGCTCACTGGAGCCGGTTTACAGTGCGTGACGTTTGAGAGCGCGAACGAGGTGCTGGAAGCCCTGACGACAAAGACCCCGGACGTATTACTGTCAGATATTCGCATGCCCGGCATGGATGGGCTGGCGCTGCTGAAACAGATCAAACAACGCCACCCCATGCTGCCGGTGATTATCATGACCGCGCATTCCGACCTCGACGCGGCGGTCAGCGCTTATCAACAGGGTGCTTTTGATTATCTGCCAAAACCCTTTGATATTGATGAAGCGGTGGCACTGGTGGAAAGAGCCATCAGCCACTATCAGGAGCAGCAGCAGCCGCGTAACCAACCCGTGAGCGGCCCAACAACCGATATCATCGGGGAAGCCCCGGCGATGCAGGATGTGTTCCGCATTATCGGAAGACTGTCACGATCTTCCATTAGCGTGCTGATCAATGGCGAATCCGGCACCGGTAAAGAGCTGGTTGCCCATGCCCTGCATCGTCACAGTCCGCGAGCCAAAGCGCCCTTTATCGCGCTAAATATGGCCGCCATCCCGAAGGATTTGATCGAGTCAGAGCTGTTTGGTCACGAAAAAGGGGCGTTTACCGGGGCAAATCAGATCCGCCAGGGCCGTTTTGAACAGGCCGACGGCGGAACGCTGTTCCTCGATGAAATTGGCGATATGCCGCTGGACGTTCAGACCCGTCTGCTGCGCGTTTTGGCCGACGGGCAGTTCTATCGGGTAGGCGGCTATGCTCCGGTAAAAGTGGATGTGCGTATTATCGCTGCGACCCATCAGAATCTGGAGCTACGCGTGCAGGAGGGGAAATTCCGCGAGGATTTATTCCACCGCCTGAACGTGATCCGCGTGCATCTGCCGCCGCTGCGCGAACGCCGGGAAGATATTCCGCGACTGGCACGGTATTTCCTACAGGTTGCCGCGCGTGAGCTGGGGGTAGAAGCCAAAATTCTGCATCCGGAGACCGAAAACGCCCTGACGCGCCTGCACTGGTCCGGCAACGTACGTCAGCTGGAAAACACCTGTCGCTGGCTAACGGTGATGGCTGCCGGTCAGGAAGTGCTGATCCAGGATCTGCCGCCGGAGCTGTTCGAAACCGCAACGCCCGAAAGTCCGGGGCAGTCTCTACCGGACAGCTGGGCCACGCTATTGGCGCAGTGGGCCGATCGCGCGTTGCGTTCCGGTCATCAAAACCTGCTGTCTGAAGCGCAGCCGGAAATGGAGCGTACGCTGCTCACCACCGCGCTGCGTCATACTCAGGGCCATAAGCAGGAAGCGGCACGGCTGCTGGGCTGGGGACGTAATACCCTGACGCGCAAATTAAAAGAGCTGGGAATGGAGTAG